Proteins encoded together in one Lathamus discolor isolate bLatDis1 chromosome 3, bLatDis1.hap1, whole genome shotgun sequence window:
- the ARL14 gene encoding ADP-ribosylation factor-like protein 14 has translation MGLQHTKHSTVKQANIPMLGLDSAGKSVLLYKFKSNDVYLTIPTIGFNVDMIETGKDFTLTFWDVGGQQKMRQAWCNFLENADGLLYVVDSSDKQRLEESKKEFELILKNEFLKQVPVVMLANKQDLPGALNAEEITRRFNMKKYCSDRNWYVQPCCAITGEGLSEALRRLTMFVKHYSRLKETSAIFKESKTL, from the coding sequence ATGGGCCTCCAGCACACCAAACACTCCACAGTCAAACAAGCCAATATACCGATGTTAGGACTTGATTCTGCTGGGAAATCTGTGCTGCTGTACAAGTTCAAGTCTAACGATGTTTATCTAACAATTCCAACAATTGGCTTTAATGTTGACATGATTGAAACTGGGAAGGATTTTACACTGACATTTTGGGATGTTGGAGGACAACAGAAAATGAGACAGGCTTGGTGCAATTTCCTGGAAAATGCAGATGGACTGCTGTATGTTGTGGACAGCTCTGATAAGCAACGTCTGGAAGAATCAAAGAAGGAATTTGAACTCATTTTAAAGAATGAATTTCTAAAACAGGTACCAGTCGTCATGCTAGCTAACAAGCAGGATTTGCCTGGGGCTTTGAACGCTGAGGAAATAACGAGGAGATTCAACATGAAGAAGTACTGCAGTGACAGAAATTGGTATGTGCAGCCCTGTTGTGCCATCACAGGAGAAGGTTTGTCCGAAGCACTCCGAAGGCTAACCATGTTTGTAAAACACTACAGCAGATTAAAGGAGACTTCTGCCATCttcaaggaaagcaaaacactgtAA